One genomic segment of Arthrobacter sp. JZ12 includes these proteins:
- a CDS encoding ABC transporter permease, protein MSEQNTKVIEPRTDAPVDHSAPRTNPVQNFLRGSAGRNLGLVIALALLLVVGAVTSGDRFLNLENMLTILRYASIIGVVSIGVTFVITAGGIDLSVGSVLGLTTVVASLTSVQLAATQSSWLLMVVVALGVGALAGLINGLVVAYGNVVSFIATLAMLVGARGLAELISGRSTQIVNNRDFLQFMRADMLGIPILIWIFVVVAAAGWFLLNRTTFGRRTIAIGGNLEASRLAGIKVKRHLVSLYVLAGVTAGIGGVMFLGRTTAGTSTHGLLLELDVIAAVVVGGTLLIGGRGTIMGTVLGVLIFSTLTNVFTQNNLDTSVQALARGLILVIAVLLQQRFAARGTRAGKR, encoded by the coding sequence GTGAGCGAGCAGAATACCAAGGTGATTGAACCGCGCACGGATGCGCCGGTCGATCACAGTGCCCCCAGGACCAATCCGGTACAGAACTTCCTGAGGGGATCCGCTGGACGGAATCTTGGACTGGTTATCGCGCTCGCGCTGCTCCTCGTGGTGGGTGCAGTTACCAGCGGCGACCGGTTCCTCAACCTTGAAAACATGCTGACGATCCTTCGGTACGCCTCGATCATCGGCGTTGTGAGCATCGGTGTCACCTTCGTGATCACCGCTGGAGGTATCGACCTCTCTGTGGGCTCGGTGCTGGGGCTTACGACGGTGGTGGCGAGCCTGACCAGCGTGCAACTTGCTGCGACGCAATCATCCTGGCTCCTTATGGTGGTCGTGGCTCTTGGAGTAGGAGCCCTTGCAGGCCTTATCAACGGCTTGGTGGTCGCTTACGGCAATGTCGTCTCCTTCATCGCCACCCTCGCCATGCTCGTCGGCGCCCGCGGACTCGCCGAGCTGATTTCCGGCCGAAGCACACAGATCGTGAACAACCGCGACTTCCTGCAGTTCATGCGCGCTGACATGCTGGGCATTCCCATCCTCATTTGGATCTTCGTGGTTGTCGCAGCGGCCGGGTGGTTCCTGCTGAACCGAACCACGTTCGGACGCCGCACCATTGCAATCGGTGGAAATCTCGAGGCTTCCCGCCTGGCGGGTATCAAGGTCAAGCGCCATCTGGTTTCCCTTTACGTCCTCGCCGGCGTGACGGCGGGCATCGGCGGTGTGATGTTCCTAGGCCGCACCACCGCTGGAACTTCGACGCACGGACTGCTCCTGGAACTCGATGTGATCGCCGCTGTCGTGGTGGGCGGCACTCTGCTCATCGGCGGACGCGGAACCATCATGGGAACCGTTCTCGGCGTTCTGATTTTCAGCACGTTGACCAACGTCTTCACGCAGAACAACCTGGACACCTCGGTCCAGGCGCTCGCCAGGGGCCTGATTCTTGTAATCGCGGTTCTGCTGCAGCAACGCTTCGCCGCACGAGGAACCCGAGCCGGCAAGAGATAG
- a CDS encoding Gfo/Idh/MocA family oxidoreductase has product MQNDVPALRVALIGHGFMGAAHSQGWRVAPRFYDLPAQPEMSLLVGRNAAGVEAAAAKWGWKETATDWRAAIDRDDIDVVDIVTPGGSHAEIAIAALEAGKHVLCEKPLANTLEEAEAMAAAADNAGKGVFAMVGFTYRRVPAAAFARNLVRSGAIGEVRQVRAAYLQDWLVDPEAPLTWRLKKEHAGSGALGDLGAHAVDLAQYITGQRIIGVSGLLNTFVHERPLLDQASGLTGTGGTERGCVTVDDLALFNGRFDGGAVGSFEATRMSTGRKNALRIEVAGSTGAISFDLENLNYLGYYDATAPATSQGFTNIMVTEPEHPYLSAWWPTGHSLGYEHGFVHQAKDFVEAIVSGIQPEPSFAEGLQVQKVLNGVERSVEANSVWTKTI; this is encoded by the coding sequence ATGCAGAACGACGTACCAGCCCTGAGGGTTGCCCTGATAGGTCACGGATTCATGGGGGCCGCACATTCCCAGGGGTGGCGGGTTGCACCGCGGTTCTACGACCTGCCAGCCCAACCCGAGATGTCACTTCTCGTGGGACGGAATGCTGCAGGCGTGGAGGCTGCCGCCGCCAAGTGGGGCTGGAAGGAAACAGCAACCGATTGGCGCGCAGCCATCGACCGGGATGACATCGACGTCGTTGACATTGTGACTCCGGGCGGATCTCACGCAGAGATCGCCATTGCAGCGCTGGAGGCAGGCAAGCACGTGTTGTGCGAGAAGCCGCTTGCCAACACCCTGGAGGAAGCGGAGGCAATGGCCGCCGCCGCCGACAACGCGGGTAAGGGCGTGTTCGCCATGGTCGGCTTCACTTACCGGCGGGTTCCGGCAGCAGCATTTGCGCGCAACCTTGTCAGGTCCGGTGCGATCGGTGAGGTGCGTCAAGTCCGTGCCGCCTATCTGCAGGACTGGCTGGTCGACCCCGAGGCTCCCCTCACCTGGCGGCTTAAGAAGGAGCACGCCGGCTCCGGTGCCCTCGGCGATCTTGGCGCACACGCAGTCGATCTTGCCCAGTACATCACCGGCCAGAGGATCATCGGAGTCAGCGGACTGCTCAACACCTTCGTCCATGAGCGGCCACTACTCGATCAGGCGTCCGGCCTAACCGGCACCGGCGGCACGGAGCGGGGATGCGTCACCGTGGATGACCTCGCCCTGTTCAACGGACGGTTCGACGGCGGCGCCGTCGGGTCCTTTGAAGCAACCCGCATGTCGACGGGCCGGAAGAACGCCCTACGCATCGAAGTAGCCGGCTCCACCGGCGCGATTTCCTTCGATCTGGAAAACCTGAACTACCTTGGCTACTACGACGCAACAGCACCGGCTACCAGCCAGGGTTTCACCAACATCATGGTCACTGAGCCGGAACATCCGTACCTCTCCGCCTGGTGGCCCACGGGGCATTCCCTGGGGTACGAGCACGGTTTCGTCCACCAGGCCAAGGACTTCGTGGAGGCGATCGTCTCCGGAATCCAGCCGGAACCTTCCTTCGCCGAGGGCCTGCAGGTACAAAAGGTACTCAATGGCGTTGAGCGGAGCGTGGAAGCGAACAGCGTCTGGACCAAAACCATCTGA
- a CDS encoding substrate-binding domain-containing protein: protein MLAVRTGRKMLVTTGAFLAVGALVTGCTAGAEGTNTQPTNASVEGNAAEGDTVVIGFSGPAADHGWLGAINSAATAEAEKYGDIDLRVAEGTNDANLQISQVEQFINDGVDAIVLLPTDGAALTEVATQAMEAGIPVINVDREFSSPFAARTTILGDNYGMGVSAGTYICEKLEGNPDAVVAEVAGIDSLPLTQDRSRGFADALESCGLDVDNRVAADFTVQGGEAATSQLLSAAPQIDALWNHDDDQGIGVLAAIDAAGRDEFFMVGGAGSANAMREIQAGESVLEATVIYPSTQAADGIRLARLIAQNKAMSDLVEVEVPKRIVLNAPVVTGENVEQYLPTAFES, encoded by the coding sequence ATGCTTGCTGTTCGTACGGGCCGGAAGATGCTCGTCACCACCGGCGCCTTCCTTGCAGTCGGTGCCCTTGTCACGGGGTGTACTGCGGGGGCAGAGGGAACCAACACCCAGCCCACCAACGCATCCGTCGAAGGCAACGCGGCTGAAGGCGACACCGTAGTCATCGGCTTCTCGGGGCCTGCGGCTGACCACGGCTGGCTTGGTGCAATCAACTCCGCCGCAACCGCCGAGGCGGAGAAGTACGGCGACATCGATCTTCGCGTCGCTGAGGGAACCAACGACGCAAACCTCCAGATCAGCCAGGTTGAGCAGTTCATCAACGACGGCGTCGACGCCATTGTGCTGCTGCCCACCGACGGCGCTGCCCTGACGGAGGTCGCCACCCAGGCAATGGAAGCCGGCATCCCGGTGATCAACGTTGACCGTGAATTCTCCAGCCCGTTTGCTGCTCGCACCACCATCCTGGGCGACAACTACGGCATGGGCGTCAGCGCTGGAACGTACATCTGCGAAAAGCTTGAAGGCAACCCGGACGCCGTTGTTGCCGAAGTTGCCGGCATCGACTCCCTGCCGCTGACCCAGGACCGCAGCCGCGGCTTCGCGGACGCCCTGGAGTCCTGCGGACTGGACGTGGACAACCGCGTTGCTGCCGACTTCACCGTCCAGGGCGGCGAGGCAGCAACTTCGCAGCTCCTGTCCGCTGCCCCGCAGATCGACGCGCTCTGGAACCATGACGATGACCAGGGCATCGGCGTCCTGGCTGCAATCGATGCCGCGGGCCGCGACGAATTCTTCATGGTCGGCGGTGCAGGTTCCGCCAACGCCATGCGTGAGATCCAGGCGGGCGAGAGCGTCCTTGAAGCCACGGTTATCTACCCCTCCACCCAGGCAGCCGACGGCATCCGTCTGGCACGCCTGATCGCACAGAACAAGGCAATGAGCGACCTGGTGGAAGTGGAAGTACCGAAGCGCATCGTCCTGAACGCACCTGTGGTCACCGGCGAGAACGTCGAGCAGTACCTGCCGACTGCCTTCGAGTCCTAG
- a CDS encoding polyprenyl synthetase family protein: MNQLNIDTAVHEDADRELVEDVLRNFFEEAKLRAVSVGATYLGLWEAFERAAAGGKRSRPRLVMLAYRELGGTDPAAAARIAASFELLHSALIIHDDVIDRDFVRRGAPNVSGHYRARALRAGAGQEAAEHVGVSAGILAGDLALAGAYRLLRTVDAPSAVMLRLHEILDDAIFSSVGGEVFDVEFSRSSTMPSLEDITKTAHQKTSVYSFEAPLQAGAVLAGVGQATVAALKSFGHYAGIAYQVADDVLGVFGNTTRTGKTTWGDLREGKRTAMLSYAATRPEWSSIASLIGSADLSAADAEYVRAVLVACGAKDYAVNLATEHAHCALVHLEEQLVPFGLRNSLEHMLFSVIAGLTSD; the protein is encoded by the coding sequence GTGAACCAGCTGAACATTGATACCGCCGTGCACGAGGACGCGGACCGTGAACTCGTCGAGGACGTCCTGCGCAACTTCTTCGAGGAAGCAAAGCTGCGCGCGGTGTCGGTGGGCGCTACCTACCTCGGGCTCTGGGAAGCCTTTGAAAGGGCAGCCGCGGGCGGGAAGCGCTCCCGCCCGCGGCTGGTCATGCTCGCTTATCGGGAGCTCGGCGGCACCGATCCGGCCGCTGCGGCGCGTATTGCGGCATCCTTCGAACTCCTGCACAGCGCACTGATAATTCATGACGACGTCATCGACCGGGACTTCGTTCGACGCGGAGCACCGAACGTGTCAGGGCACTACCGGGCGAGAGCACTTCGCGCGGGCGCCGGGCAGGAAGCCGCCGAGCACGTAGGCGTTTCCGCAGGAATCCTTGCCGGTGATCTCGCGCTCGCGGGGGCCTACCGTCTTCTGCGCACGGTCGACGCGCCGTCGGCAGTCATGCTCCGTCTCCACGAGATCCTTGACGACGCCATCTTCTCTTCTGTGGGCGGGGAGGTCTTCGACGTGGAATTCAGCAGATCGTCCACCATGCCGTCCCTCGAGGACATCACAAAGACTGCCCACCAGAAAACGTCCGTCTATTCCTTCGAAGCGCCGCTGCAGGCAGGAGCGGTCCTTGCCGGGGTGGGACAGGCCACTGTTGCAGCCCTGAAGTCCTTTGGGCACTACGCCGGGATTGCCTATCAGGTGGCTGATGATGTCCTTGGCGTATTCGGCAACACCACGAGAACCGGAAAAACAACCTGGGGCGACCTGCGCGAGGGCAAGCGGACGGCGATGCTGTCCTACGCTGCCACCCGGCCTGAGTGGTCATCCATTGCTTCCCTGATCGGGTCGGCGGACCTATCTGCAGCCGACGCCGAGTACGTGCGGGCGGTCCTGGTAGCCTGCGGTGCAAAGGATTACGCCGTGAACCTCGCTACGGAACATGCCCACTGCGCATTGGTCCACCTTGAGGAGCAACTGGTGCCGTTCGGGCTACGCAACAGTCTTGAGCACATGCTGTTCTCGGTGATCGCAGGCCTGACCTCCGACTAG
- a CDS encoding sugar ABC transporter ATP-binding protein: MFEEDQLQPLLEVRGITKQFAGVQALKGVDLQVLPGEVHCVMGQNGAGKSTLIKTLSGVHQPDSGEIRWEGEPISLPSPTAALDLGIATMYQELDVVDGLSVAENIFLGHERASGGVLHVKKTNAIARSLLKRLGHGNLSPSTEVGTLSAANKQIVSMARALSRDTKLIIMDEPSAILDSGEVSNLFRVVRELTAQGIAVVYISHRLEEIRQIGDRISVIKDGRSTANGLSVTDTQKSELIRLMTGRDVENVFPERKPISPEAPVVLEVENLELAGHFEKVSFSVRAGEILGFAGLVGSKRSEILETIYGARKSSSGKVSVNGKVLRAGSVPAAVESGIGLSPEERKSQGLILDEPIFKNVTLSTFERFARGGHLDERSERNAAREQIAALELRPADPDRPARTLSGGNQQKILLARWLVHGTPVLLLDEPTRGVDVGARAEIYALIRRLAAAGTAIIVVSSEIEEVLGLADNVLVIDDGKVLTQTKASDLDEHGVLDLVMKGSAA, from the coding sequence ATGTTCGAAGAAGATCAGCTCCAGCCGTTGCTAGAAGTTCGCGGAATCACCAAGCAATTCGCTGGTGTGCAGGCGCTCAAAGGTGTCGACCTGCAGGTACTTCCGGGAGAAGTGCACTGTGTCATGGGCCAGAACGGAGCCGGCAAGTCCACCCTCATCAAGACCCTGTCCGGCGTGCATCAGCCCGACAGCGGAGAAATCCGCTGGGAGGGTGAGCCGATTTCCCTCCCCAGTCCCACAGCCGCGCTCGACCTCGGCATCGCAACCATGTACCAGGAGCTCGACGTCGTGGACGGTCTGTCCGTGGCGGAGAACATCTTCCTCGGTCATGAACGCGCAAGTGGAGGCGTTCTTCACGTGAAGAAGACCAATGCGATCGCGCGTTCGCTGCTGAAGCGACTGGGCCACGGCAATCTGTCGCCGTCTACCGAAGTCGGCACGTTGTCTGCGGCGAACAAGCAGATCGTGAGCATGGCGCGCGCCCTCTCGCGGGACACGAAGTTGATCATTATGGACGAGCCCAGCGCCATCCTCGACTCGGGTGAGGTGTCCAACCTCTTCCGGGTAGTGAGGGAGCTGACCGCCCAGGGCATTGCGGTTGTCTACATCTCCCATCGGCTTGAGGAGATCCGCCAGATCGGCGACCGGATCTCGGTCATCAAGGACGGGCGCAGCACCGCAAACGGACTGAGCGTTACAGATACTCAAAAGTCAGAACTCATCAGGCTGATGACCGGCCGCGACGTCGAGAATGTCTTCCCCGAGCGGAAGCCCATCTCCCCAGAGGCGCCCGTGGTTCTGGAAGTCGAGAACCTGGAGCTCGCCGGCCACTTCGAAAAGGTCAGCTTCTCGGTACGCGCGGGAGAGATTCTTGGATTCGCGGGACTCGTCGGCTCCAAACGCTCCGAGATTCTCGAAACGATCTACGGGGCACGCAAGTCGTCGTCAGGCAAGGTTTCGGTGAACGGCAAGGTGCTGCGGGCCGGGTCAGTTCCCGCTGCCGTGGAATCGGGGATCGGGCTTTCACCTGAGGAGCGGAAGAGCCAGGGCCTGATCCTCGACGAGCCGATCTTCAAGAACGTAACGCTCTCCACCTTCGAACGGTTCGCCCGCGGGGGACACCTTGACGAACGTTCCGAGCGGAACGCAGCCCGCGAGCAGATTGCGGCGCTTGAGCTCCGGCCCGCAGACCCGGATCGTCCGGCCCGCACACTTTCCGGAGGTAACCAACAGAAGATCCTCCTTGCCCGTTGGCTGGTGCACGGGACTCCGGTGCTGCTGCTGGATGAACCCACCCGCGGCGTCGACGTCGGTGCACGCGCTGAGATCTACGCACTCATCCGCCGGCTGGCGGCAGCCGGCACCGCAATCATCGTCGTCTCGAGCGAAATCGAGGAAGTGCTCGGCCTTGCCGACAACGTACTCGTCATTGACGACGGCAAGGTCCTCACTCAAACCAAAGCAAGCGATCTGGACGAGCACGGTGTGCTCGATCTCGTCATGAAGGGAAGTGCCGCGTGA
- a CDS encoding sugar phosphate isomerase/epimerase — protein sequence MPTPPLSVQLYTVREALDADLDGTIDRLAAIGFTRVEPYNFTADPNALARALERNGLSAPSGHAPLLDGDRDAIFEAARRVGIGTVIEPMVDPVRWTTEEAVKQTAEALNEVSVRAAEYGLRVGYHNHWWELEAVFGERTGLEVLHENLDPAVVLEVDTYWAAVGGQDPAKLLRKLGERVRFIHLKDGAVDRDNKSQVAVGSGRMDIPAVLAAAGSVEVGVVELDDSSGDLFEALEQSLRYLGGEAR from the coding sequence GTGCCTACTCCACCGTTATCGGTTCAGTTGTATACCGTCCGTGAAGCACTCGACGCTGACCTCGATGGCACCATTGACCGGCTTGCGGCAATCGGTTTCACCAGGGTCGAACCATACAACTTCACAGCCGACCCGAATGCTCTCGCCAGAGCCCTGGAACGCAACGGCCTGAGTGCCCCCTCCGGGCACGCTCCGCTGCTGGATGGCGACCGCGACGCGATTTTCGAAGCGGCACGCAGGGTCGGGATCGGGACGGTCATCGAGCCGATGGTTGACCCGGTCCGCTGGACCACCGAGGAAGCGGTCAAGCAGACCGCAGAGGCCCTGAACGAAGTGTCGGTACGCGCCGCTGAGTATGGCCTTCGCGTGGGCTACCACAATCACTGGTGGGAACTGGAGGCGGTCTTCGGCGAACGCACCGGACTGGAGGTTCTGCACGAGAACCTGGATCCCGCCGTCGTCCTGGAGGTGGACACCTACTGGGCCGCCGTGGGCGGGCAGGATCCAGCAAAGCTTCTGCGCAAGCTCGGCGAGCGCGTGCGGTTCATTCACCTCAAGGACGGGGCGGTCGACAGGGACAACAAGTCCCAGGTTGCCGTCGGCTCCGGGCGGATGGACATCCCCGCGGTTTTGGCGGCTGCCGGGTCGGTGGAAGTCGGCGTGGTGGAACTCGATGACAGTTCCGGTGACCTCTTCGAGGCGTTGGAGCAGAGCCTGCGCTACCTGGGCGGAGAGGCACGATGA
- a CDS encoding PKD domain-containing protein, translated as MGLRNPFRIELNQSSGELYIGDYSPDARTANPLRGPAGTGKWAVVTEPSNYGWPYCATAELPYVDYDFATGTSGEAFDCAAPVNESPNNTGLRELPPVAQPEVWYSYGLSPEFPELETGGIGPMAGPAYQFDEKATKGRAPVAWPSYYDGKSFFYEWTRDYIKGMTMENGELASIENVVDSLVVDNPIDMEFGPNGALYVLEYGDGYFGENPDAQLSRIDYIGPNGNHSPVAVASGSPVAGSAPLTVQFSSEGTNDADGDKLRYKWDFNSDGVVDSEEPNPSFTYEETGTYTATLQVTDLGGKHRGRSSSAEVAIEVGNQAPVIEFISPVAGQDFKFGDTVTYEVRVTDDQPVDCSLVEVTYILGHHTHGHPQTTTSGCTGTLTTTVPEGHDPAVDDLSAVFSASYTDAGDASSAPLTGTAEIVLFETR; from the coding sequence ATGGGACTGCGTAATCCGTTCCGTATCGAACTCAACCAGAGCAGCGGTGAACTCTACATCGGCGACTACTCCCCTGACGCCCGCACTGCGAACCCCCTTCGCGGTCCTGCAGGCACCGGTAAGTGGGCTGTTGTCACCGAACCTTCCAACTACGGCTGGCCCTACTGCGCCACCGCAGAACTGCCGTATGTCGATTACGACTTCGCCACGGGCACTTCCGGCGAAGCCTTCGACTGCGCAGCTCCCGTCAACGAATCGCCGAACAACACGGGTCTTCGCGAGCTTCCTCCCGTAGCCCAGCCGGAAGTCTGGTACAGCTACGGTCTTTCCCCGGAGTTCCCGGAGCTTGAGACCGGTGGCATCGGCCCCATGGCCGGCCCGGCCTACCAGTTTGATGAGAAGGCAACAAAGGGCCGCGCCCCGGTTGCCTGGCCTTCCTACTACGACGGCAAGTCCTTCTTCTACGAATGGACCCGCGATTACATCAAGGGCATGACCATGGAGAACGGCGAGCTGGCCTCGATCGAGAACGTTGTGGACTCCCTCGTCGTCGACAACCCGATCGACATGGAATTCGGTCCCAACGGAGCGCTCTACGTCCTGGAGTACGGAGACGGCTACTTCGGCGAGAACCCCGATGCCCAGCTGTCCCGCATCGACTACATCGGGCCCAATGGCAACCACAGTCCCGTAGCCGTCGCCTCCGGATCCCCCGTCGCGGGTTCCGCACCCCTGACGGTCCAGTTCTCGAGTGAGGGAACCAACGACGCCGACGGCGACAAGCTCCGCTACAAGTGGGACTTCAACTCGGATGGAGTTGTGGACTCGGAGGAGCCGAACCCCTCCTTCACCTATGAGGAGACCGGAACCTACACGGCAACCCTGCAGGTGACGGACCTTGGGGGCAAGCACCGCGGTCGCTCCTCCTCGGCAGAGGTAGCCATTGAGGTCGGCAACCAGGCGCCGGTGATCGAGTTCATCAGCCCCGTGGCAGGGCAGGACTTCAAGTTCGGTGACACCGTGACCTATGAAGTGCGTGTCACCGATGACCAGCCGGTGGACTGCTCCTTGGTCGAGGTGACCTACATCCTTGGGCACCACACCCATGGTCACCCGCAGACCACCACATCGGGTTGCACCGGAACCCTGACCACCACGGTTCCGGAAGGTCATGATCCTGCTGTCGACGATCTGTCCGCCGTGTTCAGCGCAAGCTACACGGATGCCGGCGACGCGTCCTCCGCACCGCTCACCGGCACCGCGGAGATTGTCCTCTTCGAGACCCGCTGA
- a CDS encoding Gfo/Idh/MocA family oxidoreductase translates to MRSGPVGVGVIGAGVISEQYLTNLTAFPDVRVHVVADLFPEAAKSRAEEFGVPAWGTPEDALNHPDVEIIVNLTTPASHVPVALDAVAAGKHVWSEKPFSLDRESGQLLLKAASDAGVRLGCAPDTFLGAGLQTGLRMIQRGDIGQPLTALTLMQSPGPEAWHPNPAFLFQEGAGPLFDMGPYYLTTLVQAFGTVKTVAALGSRSRKTRVIGSGPRAGEEFAVTVPTHVSALVEFESGASSTSNLSFDSPLPRHGFVEITGSEATIAFPDPNRFDGEVRLHRHGADTWETFPSIGSTFGRGIGVLDMARATRAGLPHRAQGATAFHVLDVMASITESVDSRAFVNVSSNAVAAEPLPEGWDPTVPTLT, encoded by the coding sequence ATGAGGAGCGGCCCTGTAGGCGTCGGAGTCATCGGAGCCGGCGTCATCAGCGAGCAGTACCTCACCAACCTCACGGCTTTCCCCGATGTCCGGGTACATGTTGTCGCTGATCTCTTCCCCGAGGCAGCCAAATCCCGCGCGGAGGAGTTCGGTGTTCCCGCCTGGGGTACCCCGGAGGATGCGCTGAACCATCCCGACGTCGAAATCATCGTCAACCTGACCACGCCGGCATCCCACGTGCCTGTCGCCCTCGATGCAGTCGCGGCAGGCAAGCACGTCTGGAGCGAAAAACCCTTCTCTCTGGACCGGGAGTCCGGCCAACTGCTGCTGAAGGCCGCGTCCGACGCCGGCGTGAGGCTTGGATGCGCTCCGGACACTTTCCTCGGCGCCGGCCTGCAGACGGGCCTGCGCATGATCCAGCGCGGCGACATCGGGCAGCCGCTCACAGCCCTGACCCTGATGCAGTCGCCAGGCCCCGAAGCCTGGCACCCGAATCCCGCGTTCCTGTTCCAGGAGGGCGCAGGGCCGCTGTTCGACATGGGCCCGTACTACCTGACCACTTTGGTGCAGGCGTTCGGCACCGTGAAAACCGTCGCAGCGCTCGGATCCCGTTCGCGCAAGACGCGCGTGATCGGATCGGGACCGCGTGCCGGCGAGGAGTTCGCGGTGACCGTGCCAACCCATGTGAGCGCCCTGGTGGAGTTCGAGAGCGGCGCGTCGTCCACCAGCAATTTGAGTTTCGATTCTCCCCTGCCGCGGCACGGTTTCGTGGAGATCACCGGGTCGGAAGCGACAATCGCCTTCCCGGATCCCAACAGGTTCGACGGCGAGGTCCGCCTCCACCGTCACGGAGCCGACACCTGGGAAACGTTCCCTTCGATCGGCTCCACGTTCGGCCGCGGCATCGGAGTGCTCGACATGGCCCGGGCCACCCGCGCCGGACTCCCCCACCGGGCGCAGGGTGCCACGGCTTTCCACGTCCTCGATGTGATGGCCTCCATCACCGAATCAGTGGACAGCCGGGCTTTCGTGAACGTCTCCAGCAACGCCGTCGCGGCCGAACCGCTGCCCGAGGGCTGGGACCCCACCGTCCCCACGCTTACCTGA
- a CDS encoding ROK family transcriptional regulator — protein sequence MSRDDRIRRPVIATNLGTNRDSTRQHNLSTVLGLVHSMGGISRAQLTRATGLNRSTIAALVGELVQHGLVLESDLDQEQQHGRPSIMIEPSPTTLALAVNPDIDVVNVALVSLGGRVVNPVRFHTVRAPSVTEVVNIVSAVYTGMRTSLPAQHRIVGLGLAIPGLVDSNDGSVIEAPHLSWREEPLGALLSDSLKLPVTAANDAVVGARAQATFGAGRDIADLVYLYGGASGIGGGVISGGRLIRGATGFAGQLGHMHVLSGGAECTCGAAGCLEAEVTREALVKAVGLPQGDIENLEEAVLEKLREGAASQSLAELIGRQADLLAVGLRSIINLLNPSMIVLGGFLRILFLASPERLHKALRAQGIRGEREKVAIELAPLGEDSILVGAAELAFEPLIRDPAGFLRPSVAT from the coding sequence GTGTCCCGCGATGACCGTATCCGCAGACCGGTCATCGCCACCAACCTCGGTACCAATCGCGATTCGACGCGCCAGCACAACCTTTCGACCGTTCTGGGGCTTGTCCATTCGATGGGCGGCATCTCGCGTGCTCAACTCACCCGTGCTACCGGCCTGAACCGCTCCACCATAGCCGCACTCGTGGGAGAGCTTGTCCAGCATGGCCTCGTGCTGGAAAGCGACCTTGACCAGGAGCAGCAGCACGGCCGGCCGAGCATCATGATTGAGCCGAGTCCCACCACGCTGGCGCTCGCAGTGAACCCCGACATCGACGTCGTGAATGTAGCGCTGGTCTCCCTGGGCGGCCGGGTTGTGAACCCGGTCCGCTTCCACACGGTACGTGCGCCGTCAGTGACTGAAGTCGTGAATATCGTCTCCGCCGTATACACCGGGATGCGCACGTCCCTCCCTGCCCAGCACCGCATCGTCGGCCTGGGCCTCGCGATCCCAGGATTGGTCGACTCCAACGACGGCAGCGTGATTGAAGCGCCCCACCTCAGCTGGCGGGAAGAACCACTGGGTGCACTGCTCAGCGATTCGCTGAAGCTCCCCGTGACCGCGGCCAATGACGCCGTGGTGGGCGCCCGGGCCCAAGCCACCTTCGGGGCAGGCCGCGATATTGCCGACCTCGTCTACCTCTACGGGGGTGCCAGCGGAATCGGGGGCGGCGTCATCAGCGGTGGGCGCCTCATCCGGGGCGCGACAGGATTTGCGGGCCAATTGGGGCACATGCATGTACTCTCCGGCGGTGCCGAATGCACCTGCGGTGCTGCTGGCTGCCTTGAAGCGGAAGTAACCAGGGAAGCCCTGGTTAAAGCTGTCGGTCTGCCGCAGGGCGACATCGAGAATCTCGAAGAGGCAGTGCTGGAGAAGCTGCGCGAAGGAGCGGCATCGCAGTCGCTGGCCGAACTCATCGGGCGACAGGCCGATTTGCTGGCGGTGGGTCTGCGCAGCATCATCAACCTGCTGAACCCATCCATGATCGTGCTCGGCGGCTTTCTGAGAATCCTGTTTCTGGCATCTCCCGAGAGGCTGCACAAAGCGCTACGCGCTCAAGGCATCCGCGGCGAACGCGAGAAGGTGGCTATCGAGCTGGCGCCCCTGGGAGAAGATTCCATCCTCGTCGGTGCCGCCGAGTTGGCCTTCGAACCGCTCATTCGCGATCCCGCTGGGTTCCTCCGCCCTTCCGTCGCCACCTGA